From a region of the Ovis aries strain OAR_USU_Benz2616 breed Rambouillet chromosome 2, ARS-UI_Ramb_v3.0, whole genome shotgun sequence genome:
- the ATP5IF1 gene encoding ATPase inhibitor, mitochondrial: MAATALAARTRQAVWSVWAMQGRGFGSESGDSVRSSAGAVRDAGGAFGKREQAEEERYFRARAKEQLAALKKHHENEISHHAKEIERLQKEIERHKQSIKRLKQSEDDD, encoded by the exons ATGGCAGCCACGGCGTTGGCGGCGCGTACCCGGCAGGCCGTCTGGAGCGTCTGGGCAATGCAAGGCAGAGGCTTTGGCTCGGAATCG GGAGATAGTGTTAGGTCCAGTGCGGGCGCGGTCCGGGACGCCGGTGGGGCCTTCGGAAAAAGAGAGCAGGCCGAAGAGGAGCGATACTTCCG AGCTCGTGCTAAAGAACAGCTGGCCGCCTTGAAGAAACACCATGAAAATGAGATCTCTCATCATGCAAAGGAGATTGAGCGCCTGCAGAAAGAAATTGAGCGGCATAAGCAGTCGATCAAGAGACTAAAACAGAGTGAAGATGACGACTAA